GATTATAGGAGCTCCGAGTGCCCGCTACATTAACCGAGCCAGCGCCGGCCGGCTGGTCGTCGAAATCTATGACCACGTAATAATCACGCGCCTGCGTGTTCACCGTCGGCCGGTTCTGGTTGCCGCCGGTGGGCCGCGGATTCTCAAGCGTGATGATAAATGTCTCCGGCAGTTCCACCCAGATGTCATCGCGAATGGCAATCTCAAAAGTCTTGGGCTGGCGGTCGTTGTCGCCCCAGTTCAGCGTTCCCACCAGCGAATTGGGTCCAGTGGTGGCATTAGGGGTCACTAAATGGAGATCGTTCAAGACATTGGTGGGATTATCCACGTCATAGTAGGCATTGGTGGTGCCCGGACAAGGGCTCCCCACCAGCACCCGGTAATCCACCGCGATGCTGCCTGAACCGCACGGCCGCTCCACCTGGAAGGTGAGGTTGTACACCCCGTCCCTTGAAGGCTCGCCCACCACCCGCGGCGGATAAATCAAGGGATAGATAAATCCCACCATGCCCGCCGGGCTGTCATCGTCGTCAATCCGCACCACGGAGTTGGTCATGCGGATGATGGCCTCGCCAAAGCTCACAATGGGATTGGACAATTCATTGGTGAAAGTCTCATACCGCACCGGCGGCAGGTTGGTGGCAATGGTGTTGGTCTCCACGTTGCAATCGTCCACCAGCGGCAGGGTGAGGATATTGGTCACCTGGCCATCCGCAAAAAACAGCGTAATCCCCAACGGATGCCCCAGATAGTCCTCGGTGTCCGTCGCCGAGCCGTCAATGGTCTTGAAATCCACCGTCGCCGGCCCGTTGGTGTTGCCCCGCCGCAGCACCACCACCTCCACAAAATTCGATTCCTCCGACACCCGGTAAATATCGGTGGAAAACAGGAAAATCGTATCCCGGTCCATCACGTGCACCACCACTTCGGTTTGCGGCCCCAGCAGGCCATTGACGGGGTTCGAGAGGGTGATGCGCAGGCGCAGCGTCCCCTCAATGTTGGTGTTGCTGAGGGTGTTGAGATTCAGCAAGGCAATGGGCGAGCCGTTGAACTGGAGGGTGCCATTGGCCGGCGTGCTGGGCGCCAGCTTGTTCATGGCGCCGGGGTCCAAGGGCGTGATGCTGTAACTCACACTCGCATTGGCCGCCGGCTGGCAGGTCAATACAATCGCCAGGCTGTTCCCTTCAAACACGCTCAGGTTGGTCACGGCAAACTGGATTTCACTCTGCGCCGCGGCGGGGGTCACCCACCCCAGACCGCAGGCCAGCGCCGCCAGGCCCGTTCGCCAGAAACCAGCCACTACTTTTTTCCACACCGTTCGCATAAATCATTTTCCTCGCCGCGGCCCGCCGGTGAACTCACCAGGACTCCGCAGCTCTTTGCCATATTGCGTTAATGCCCAGCCGGCGCCGGCGCTATTGCTGGCGCAGCCGGAAAAACTTCCATTCGCTGCTCAACGGCAGCGTCACCACCCGCCGGCCCTCGCGGACCACCGGCGTCACATTCACCGGCGTCCATTGCGGATTGGCCGTCAATGACGCCGTGCCTTCGAGGGTGTACCCCGGCATATCATGCCAGGAAATCACCAGGTTGCCACCCTGAATCACCAGGCTCAGCTCCGGCGCGGTGGTGATGCGCAAATTCCATCCCCCCGCAATCACGCCCGCGTCCCCGCCCTGGCTGTCGTAGATGAACAGCCGCCAATCCCCGTTGGGATTGGCCCGGCGGAAGGCGCCCAGCGAGGTGGAAAACTGCGGCTGCACCACAAAACCCGCGCCGGGAAACCGGTTGGTGGGCGCCAGGTTGCCCGGCCGGTAGGCGCCGGTGTTCAACGGCTGGTCCAGCGGCAACGCCGCCGGCGCGTCATCCGCAAACAGCAGGGTCAATCCTTCGACATCATGACCGCCCCCCGCTCCGGCCATGAGCAGCACCTGCCGCCCGTCGGGCGACACCACCAGCGCGTGAATGTCCGCCGGGAACGAATGATTCACCCCCAGCAAGCTCACCTGGACCTTGTCCACCACCCCCGTCAGGCCAAAGACCTGAACGGTCGCAGGATACGGGAGCGCCGCCGCGCCGTCGCGGATGATAATCTGGCCGGGGTTGAAATAGGAGCCCGGCAGCGCGGCCGTGCTGGACAGCGCCACGATATTGTTGCTCGTGTTCAAGTCGCTCATCGCGGAGCGCACATTAAAGGTCTGCCGCAACAACGCCTCCATCGTGGAGGCGGCCCGCAGCGTGGCCTGCGCGCTGCCTCGCCGCGCCAGGTCGCCCACATTCCAGGTAAACTCCTCCCCGGAAATGGTATAAGTGCCGGTGGACACGCTGACCGTGACATTGGTGAAGGCCGCCAGCAGCCGGGCCCGCACCACGGTGTTGCTGGCCACTTCCGGCCCGGCATTGGTCACCTGCAAGGTGTAGGTGAACGGCTGCCCCACCTGCGCCGTCTCAGGCGCCACCGTGCCCTCAATCCCCACATCCGCCACCGCACCCAGCGCGCCCCCCAGGCCGGCCACATAGACCGTGGTGTCCAGCGCGGAGTCGCTGGTGTCCGCCAGAATGAATGTCAACTTGTGCTCCGCCAATTCCGGATTCACCTGCGCCGTGAAGACCATCACCGGGTTGGTTTCCCCCAACATGATGACCCCGTCCAGTTCCGTGCCCGGCACCACCATCATCGCCGGATGCCGGATGTTCACCGGCAGCCCGCCCGCGTACGCAATGTTTTCACCGTCCAGGTAGATGCCAAAACCGTCAATGAAGGGCGATTCCACATATTCCGGATACTCCTCCGAACCAAACATCACCTTGAACGTCACGCGGTCATACCCCGGCAGGAACTCAAAATAAATGTCCAACTGGGTCACGTCGTAATGGGTGTACTCCTCCTCCTCCGAGGCGGTAATCGGGTCCAGCAGCAGCTCCTGCTCCGCGGTGGCGCCCACTTCATACGCCGTGGTGCGGCCGGTGTCCGTGTTCGCGCCGCTGCCATAATCCCCCACATGCCCCGTGCTCAACGCCACCCCCGACAGGGACTGACCACTGCCAAAGATATTGGCCGAGTTGAACAATCCCGTGCTCATCCGCGTGCCCCGCCGGTGCGCCATCAAGGAGGCACGCTTGACCTGGATGCCCGTGGACCCGCCCGTGAGCGCCGCCACTAGGGAAGTGACATTGGTGGTGGGCGTGATGACCAGTTCCCCGCCGCCCGCCCCCTGCAAAATCGGCGTAGTGATGGTGACGGTGTTGTTGGTCAGCACCGGATCATACGCCGGCGCCGTGATGCCCACTGTCCCCACCGCCACGGAGCCAGACCCCGGCACAAAGTCCACTTCCAAGGTGGCGCTCCCTCCCGCCAACAAATTCCCCACATTCCAGAAAACCACACTATTGGAAACCGAGGCGCCGCCCTGGCTGGGGAAAGAGCCCTGGAAACCCGCCCCCACCGGCAGATAACAGTACACGGTGACGTTGGACGCCAGCGACGGCCCGGCGTTTTGGGCCGTAATGCCGTAGGTCATCACCGAACCGGACGGCACCGGGCTGGCGGGCGCCGTCACACTCACCCGCACATCGGACGCCGGCGCGACGCGCAACACCGTCGCCACCTCATTGGGGGTGGGATCCGCGCTCGAAGTCATCGCTGCCGTCCAGTTGGTCACCACCCCACCATCGCCCCACGGCCGGACCACAATGACCGCGTTCATCGAAACGCCGTTGGCCAGGGAAGGCACCATGATGACCTGCGCATTGCTGGCGCTCAGGAAGGAGCCGGCACTGACGTTGCCCCGCAGGTATTGCACGTTGGCCGGCAGCCAGTTGGTAATCACGATGCCCGTCGCCGTCTGCGGCCCGTTATTGACCACCGTCAACCGCAACGACACCTCCTGCCCCGCATAAGCGTTGCTGGGCGAGGCGGTCATCTGCAGCGCAATGTCCGCCGCCGTGCTGGGCACCACCACCGTCTCCAGCGCCGCCAGGTTATCGGTCAAATTGTAATCATTTTGCGCGCTGACCGCATACGCAATGTTGGTCAACGTGCCCGAAGGCGGTGTCACCACCTGCACCAGCACCGTGGCCGCAGCGCCGATGGGCAGATTGCCCAGCCCAAAGACCCACACGTTGCCGGTATTTGTAGCGCTGCCGTGGACATTGGTCACCCCCACCAGGGTAACCTGGGGCGGCAGCCAGTTGGTCAACATCACCCCCGTGGCGTTCAACGTGCCGGCGTTTTCCACCTTGATTTCATAGCGCAGGGGGAAACTGCCATAGGGCACCGCCGGCACCGTGCGCACCGTCGTCACCAAATCCACCACCGGCGTCGGATTCACCCGCGTGCCGCCCAGGGCAAAATTGTTCGCCGGATTGGGGTCCAAGATGGGGGTGGTGACGCTGGCCATGTTGGTCACGGCGCCCACGCTCAAAGCCAGCGCCTCCACCGCCACCGTCACGTTGCTGCCCGCCGGCACCACGCCCAGATGAAAGACCAGCACGCCGCCGCCCAAATCCTGATGGACCGTCCCCGGCGGCATCCGCACCGCCTGCACCTGCGCCGGGCCAAACCACCGATTGGTCACCATCACCGCCGGCGCGTTGGACAAACCGGCGTTGGCCACCGTGATGAAATTGGTGAACCGCTCACCGACAATAACCGGGTCCGGCGCATCCTCCATCGTGAGGCTCAAATCCGCGCGGTACGACGTCTCCACCACCGTCCCCACCAGCGCCACGTTATTGGTCTGGTTGGCATCCACCTCGTCGGACCCCACCACCACGATATTGGACACCACCCCCACCTGGTTGGGCCGCACCACAAAACTGGCAGTTGCCTGCCCATTGCTCGCCACCCGGCCCAAATCACACACAACGGCCGAGCCGTCTATGTTGCATCCCGGCCCCAGGCTCACCAACTGCACCCCCGGGAAAAACACGTTGGTCACCCGCGTGTTGTCCGCCGCCGAAGGCCCGGCATTGCGCACGGTAATCTGGTAGGTCAGATTCTGCCCCTGAATCACCGGGTCCGGCGTGTCGGTCACCGTCACTGACAAATCGGCCCCCACCGGCGTGGCGGAAATGCGGGTGGACGTCAGCGCAGTATTGTTGGTCAAATTATTGTCATACGTCTCCGCCAGCACCGTGGCCGTGTTGG
This is a stretch of genomic DNA from Fontisphaera persica. It encodes these proteins:
- a CDS encoding choice-of-anchor L domain-containing protein — translated: MFRSLVKAVGCGLLWAGLAAAPLGAQNANLLVTMSGTPGLVTLGGNVTYTMTVSNIGPSAANDVRLTNFLPAGFTFVSASATVSGSSLVTNAVIGFTNKLWRYNQNGQDLGTEWRAVGYDDASWPVGYGAFANDNNYTNTWQVPTNTWLQLDANGSRILTYYFRTTFVVSNGLNNPLLRLRYQLDDGMVVYLNGVEIWRTNLPAGDITYSTGASSAHTENVLNSTNVAVTNLVAGTNYLAVEVHQQSATSSDIYFGMAVDVIGMSGAAATYEVQGTNVIFSLANLPVAGTMTATVVARAGTLGQNTVRAIGGSSSPDPAPGNNTASVITQVNPPPSANLSLVMTDFPDPIQVGNPLTYTLMVSNAGTIWATNTWLTNTLPAGVEFLSAVISNAGLVTQYTALVTFSNTWAYNQSNLALGLAWKEVAYDYSTWPVGEAVLAFESDPLPLPIGTQLNISNEVGRIPTYYFRSTFDYQGPPTNLLRLRLLVDDGAVVYLNGLEIYRTTNMPSGVIGFLTLATSAATEGVLVEPVIAVSNLLAGTNYLAVEVHQNSTNSSDVVFAMQVEEARVSRGAYVVQEPEVIFQLGNLPAYNAAYIWLNVRPLEAGFITNTATVLAETYDNNLTNNTALTSTRISATPVGADLSVTVTDTPDPVIQGQNLTYQITVRNAGPSAADNTRVTNVFFPGVQLVSLGPGCNIDGSAVVCDLGRVASNGQATASFVVRPNQVGVVSNIVVVGSDEVDANQTNNVALVGTVVETSYRADLSLTMEDAPDPVIVGERFTNFITVANAGLSNAPAVMVTNRWFGPAQVQAVRMPPGTVHQDLGGGVLVFHLGVVPAGSNVTVAVEALALSVGAVTNMASVTTPILDPNPANNFALGGTRVNPTPVVDLVTTVRTVPAVPYGSFPLRYEIKVENAGTLNATGVMLTNWLPPQVTLVGVTNVHGSATNTGNVWVFGLGNLPIGAAATVLVQVVTPPSGTLTNIAYAVSAQNDYNLTDNLAALETVVVPSTAADIALQMTASPSNAYAGQEVSLRLTVVNNGPQTATGIVITNWLPANVQYLRGNVSAGSFLSASNAQVIMVPSLANGVSMNAVIVVRPWGDGGVVTNWTAAMTSSADPTPNEVATVLRVAPASDVRVSVTAPASPVPSGSVMTYGITAQNAGPSLASNVTVYCYLPVGAGFQGSFPSQGGASVSNSVVFWNVGNLLAGGSATLEVDFVPGSGSVAVGTVGITAPAYDPVLTNNTVTITTPILQGAGGGELVITPTTNVTSLVAALTGGSTGIQVKRASLMAHRRGTRMSTGLFNSANIFGSGQSLSGVALSTGHVGDYGSGANTDTGRTTAYEVGATAEQELLLDPITASEEEEYTHYDVTQLDIYFEFLPGYDRVTFKVMFGSEEYPEYVESPFIDGFGIYLDGENIAYAGGLPVNIRHPAMMVVPGTELDGVIMLGETNPVMVFTAQVNPELAEHKLTFILADTSDSALDTTVYVAGLGGALGAVADVGIEGTVAPETAQVGQPFTYTLQVTNAGPEVASNTVVRARLLAAFTNVTVSVSTGTYTISGEEFTWNVGDLARRGSAQATLRAASTMEALLRQTFNVRSAMSDLNTSNNIVALSSTAALPGSYFNPGQIIIRDGAAALPYPATVQVFGLTGVVDKVQVSLLGVNHSFPADIHALVVSPDGRQVLLMAGAGGGHDVEGLTLLFADDAPAALPLDQPLNTGAYRPGNLAPTNRFPGAGFVVQPQFSTSLGAFRRANPNGDWRLFIYDSQGGDAGVIAGGWNLRITTAPELSLVIQGGNLVISWHDMPGYTLEGTASLTANPQWTPVNVTPVVREGRRVVTLPLSSEWKFFRLRQQ